Proteins co-encoded in one Alcanivorax sp. genomic window:
- a CDS encoding BamA/TamA family outer membrane protein yields MERKRIGAAVLVCGLWGAAQAGFMEEYMTDPEDGMPDASRFLSELPFSFMPVPVVITEPAVGNGLGVVGVFFHESEEQKQQRVEGNAPAILPNNISMLGLAATENGTRAAAAGHMGFWRNDTIRYRGFALVPDLNLDFYNFGGRNIDQPIELNLKGPAVIQELKFRLGSSRLMVGMRQTYRQVELDLAEDIQLPNPRLEAAVNRFLDNQLGETIRTSGLGVLAEYDSRDNPMAPLNGLYYTANYVWYGDSIGSDVNYGSYTLEGLNYWNVNEHFNFALRMQYDGIDAGDSARLPPYVSPYVDLRGIPAVRYQGKSVALAEVEATWKASLRWRFNFFAGGGRAAESVSELSDAEVANSYGAGFRYLMARRYGMTMGIDVARGPEDTAWYIQAGSSW; encoded by the coding sequence ATGGAAAGGAAGCGAATCGGGGCTGCAGTATTGGTCTGTGGGCTGTGGGGGGCGGCGCAGGCGGGCTTCATGGAAGAATACATGACCGACCCGGAAGACGGCATGCCGGATGCCAGCCGTTTTCTGTCAGAGCTTCCCTTTAGCTTCATGCCAGTCCCCGTGGTGATCACCGAGCCCGCCGTGGGCAATGGGCTGGGTGTGGTAGGCGTGTTCTTTCATGAAAGTGAGGAGCAGAAGCAGCAGCGGGTGGAAGGCAATGCGCCGGCTATCCTCCCCAACAACATCAGCATGCTGGGCCTGGCGGCCACCGAGAACGGTACCCGGGCGGCGGCAGCGGGGCATATGGGGTTCTGGCGCAATGACACCATTCGCTACCGGGGCTTTGCGCTGGTGCCAGACCTGAATCTGGATTTCTATAATTTCGGTGGCCGTAATATCGACCAGCCGATTGAATTGAACCTCAAGGGACCGGCCGTCATTCAGGAATTGAAATTCCGGCTGGGAAGCAGTCGCTTGATGGTGGGGATGAGACAAACCTATCGTCAGGTCGAACTGGATCTGGCAGAAGATATCCAGTTGCCCAATCCTCGCCTCGAAGCGGCGGTGAATCGTTTCCTGGATAATCAACTGGGGGAAACCATCCGCACGTCCGGGTTGGGGGTGTTGGCGGAATACGACTCCCGGGACAATCCCATGGCGCCGCTGAACGGACTGTATTACACCGCTAACTATGTCTGGTACGGCGACAGCATTGGCAGTGATGTGAACTATGGCAGCTATACCCTGGAAGGGCTGAATTACTGGAACGTGAACGAGCACTTCAATTTTGCCCTGCGCATGCAGTACGACGGCATTGATGCCGGCGACAGTGCCCGTTTGCCTCCCTATGTGTCCCCTTATGTGGACTTGCGCGGGATTCCGGCGGTGCGCTACCAGGGCAAGTCGGTGGCCCTGGCGGAGGTAGAAGCCACCTGGAAAGCCTCACTGCGTTGGCGTTTCAATTTCTTTGCCGGTGGCGGGCGTGCTGCTGAAAGTGTCAGTGAGCTGTCGGATGCCGAGGTGGCCAATAGTTACGGGGCCGGTTTTCGTTACCTGATGGCACGCCGTTATGGCATGACTATGGGGATCGATGTGGCCCGTGGTCCGGAAGACACCGCCTGGTATATTCAGGCAGGCTCAAGCTGGTAG